A stretch of the Flavobacterium sp. 5 genome encodes the following:
- a CDS encoding tetratricopeptide repeat protein, whose amino-acid sequence MRKHIRLFLFLFFVQITSLFSQESTIYTYPLKDFDKAVSLYEDKQYASAQIIFKQVKEKATTEGLESDCAYYIANCAIRTDQDNAEDLINRFVEEYPASRKQNQAFIDVAYYYFDHREYKEAMHWFERVDESVLKDSEHNKFNFEKGYTYFDAKNSKKAKSYFSRVTSSDEYGTQSKYYMGFMAYESNDYVEANKQFDQVSSNEKYAEKLSYYKSDMSFKSGDFQKAIDLGIKAMPNSTPEEKSELNKIIGESYFNLKQYDKAIPYLVGYKGKKGKWNNTDFYQLGYAYYVQKDYENAISQFNKIIDGNDFIAQNAYYHLGESYLESGKKQQALNAFKNASEMNFNLKLQEDASFNYAKLSYEIGNSYQSVPEVLLGFMTKYPTNANNGLIEKLLIDSYVSSKNYKEALVLLEKNKSSENREVYQKVVFYRGLELYTNGDYFGSLSMFEKGLKEQKDPLITARSAFWKAESEYNLENFKEALSSYQQFLDLAKAKETAEYKNINYNMAYANFKLKEYDSAGDYFQKQIESNKADKFRLNDSYLRLADCRFVTTKYQVALDAYIKVIESKSVDADYAYFQKALCYGFLSKNSKKLEELNAFLTLYPKSDYQDDALFELGNTYVAENKQDLAIKAYDKLIANYKSSSYTSKSILRQGLIYYNSDKDDLAIAKFKKVTSEFPKTPEAYEAVSTARLIYVDNGKVDEYASWVRTLDFVAVTDLELDNDSFEASEKQLGQGNNKQAISGYSNYVAKFPNGVHILQANFQLAQLYYAEGSESKSVPHYEYVIAQPRCEYTEQSLVRLAQIFLKEKNSGKAIPILVRLENEADFAQNKTFAQANLMKGYYETKDYSNSVVYADKVLANPKTEENVKSDAQIIVARSAMQTGDEAKAKVAYAKLLTVSKGELAAEALYYDAYFKNKDGKFEISNTAIQKLAKNYSSYRYYGAKGLVLMAKNYYGLKDSYQATYVLDNVIENFTDYSDVVEEAKTELSKIKAEESKTNSSITK is encoded by the coding sequence ATGCGTAAACATATCAGGCTTTTTTTATTCCTTTTTTTTGTTCAAATAACCTCCCTGTTTTCTCAAGAATCAACAATTTATACGTACCCATTAAAAGACTTCGATAAAGCAGTTTCTTTATATGAGGACAAACAATATGCATCGGCACAAATTATTTTTAAACAGGTAAAAGAGAAGGCAACTACCGAAGGTTTAGAGTCAGATTGTGCTTATTATATTGCCAATTGTGCAATTCGTACCGATCAGGATAATGCTGAGGATCTTATTAATCGTTTTGTAGAAGAATATCCGGCAAGCCGTAAACAAAATCAGGCTTTTATAGATGTTGCGTATTATTATTTCGATCATCGCGAATATAAAGAAGCGATGCATTGGTTCGAAAGAGTAGATGAAAGTGTATTGAAAGACAGCGAACACAACAAGTTTAATTTTGAAAAAGGCTATACTTATTTTGATGCTAAAAATTCAAAAAAAGCCAAAAGTTATTTTAGCAGAGTAACCAGTTCTGATGAATATGGTACACAAAGTAAATATTATATGGGTTTCATGGCGTATGAATCCAATGATTATGTTGAAGCTAATAAGCAATTTGATCAAGTTTCCAGTAATGAAAAGTATGCTGAGAAGTTGTCATACTACAAATCGGATATGAGTTTCAAATCTGGGGATTTTCAAAAAGCCATTGATTTAGGAATTAAAGCAATGCCGAATTCTACTCCTGAGGAAAAATCTGAATTGAATAAAATTATTGGTGAAAGCTATTTTAATCTGAAACAATACGATAAAGCAATTCCTTATTTGGTTGGGTATAAAGGCAAAAAAGGAAAATGGAATAATACCGATTTTTATCAATTAGGTTACGCGTATTATGTACAAAAGGATTATGAAAATGCCATTTCGCAATTCAATAAAATTATTGATGGGAATGATTTCATAGCTCAAAATGCATATTATCATTTAGGAGAAAGTTATTTGGAATCTGGGAAAAAGCAACAAGCTTTGAATGCATTTAAGAATGCTTCTGAAATGAATTTTAATTTAAAACTGCAAGAAGATGCTAGTTTTAATTATGCCAAATTGAGTTATGAAATTGGGAATTCATACCAAAGTGTTCCCGAAGTTTTGTTAGGTTTTATGACTAAATATCCAACCAATGCAAATAATGGTTTGATAGAAAAATTGTTGATAGATTCTTATGTTTCATCTAAGAATTACAAGGAAGCATTGGTTTTATTAGAAAAAAATAAATCATCAGAAAACAGAGAAGTATATCAAAAAGTAGTTTTTTACAGAGGATTGGAATTGTACACTAACGGAGATTATTTTGGGTCTTTGTCTATGTTTGAAAAAGGATTAAAAGAACAGAAAGATCCTTTAATTACAGCTCGTTCTGCTTTTTGGAAAGCTGAATCCGAATATAATTTAGAAAATTTCAAAGAAGCTTTATCAAGTTATCAGCAGTTTTTAGATTTGGCAAAAGCCAAAGAAACTGCAGAATACAAAAACATCAATTACAATATGGCTTATGCTAATTTTAAATTGAAAGAGTATGATTCAGCTGGAGATTATTTTCAAAAGCAAATTGAAAGTAATAAAGCAGATAAATTTCGTCTAAATGATTCTTATTTGAGATTGGCCGATTGCCGATTCGTAACGACCAAATATCAAGTAGCATTGGACGCTTATATTAAGGTAATCGAATCCAAAAGTGTAGATGCTGATTATGCTTATTTTCAAAAAGCACTTTGCTATGGATTTCTTTCTAAAAACAGTAAGAAATTGGAAGAACTAAATGCATTTTTAACATTATATCCAAAATCAGATTATCAGGATGATGCTTTGTTTGAACTAGGAAATACTTATGTGGCTGAGAATAAGCAAGACTTGGCTATAAAGGCTTATGATAAATTAATTGCAAATTATAAAAGCAGTTCTTATACTTCAAAATCTATTTTGCGTCAGGGATTGATTTATTATAATTCGGATAAGGATGATTTGGCGATTGCTAAATTTAAAAAAGTGACTTCCGAATTTCCTAAAACTCCAGAAGCTTACGAAGCAGTTTCTACGGCTAGATTAATTTATGTTGATAATGGAAAAGTTGATGAATATGCTTCTTGGGTGCGCACATTGGATTTTGTAGCAGTTACTGATTTGGAATTGGATAACGACAGTTTTGAAGCTTCGGAAAAACAATTGGGACAAGGTAACAACAAACAAGCTATTTCAGGTTACAGTAATTATGTGGCTAAGTTTCCTAATGGAGTACATATTTTACAAGCCAATTTTCAACTAGCACAATTGTATTATGCTGAAGGTTCTGAAAGTAAATCGGTTCCTCATTATGAGTACGTGATCGCTCAGCCTCGTTGCGAATATACCGAGCAATCTTTAGTTCGATTGGCTCAAATATTTTTGAAAGAGAAAAATTCGGGTAAAGCTATTCCTATTTTAGTCCGTTTAGAAAATGAAGCCGATTTTGCTCAGAATAAAACTTTTGCGCAAGCAAATTTGATGAAAGGCTATTATGAAACAAAGGATTATTCAAATTCTGTAGTATATGCAGATAAGGTATTGGCGAATCCAAAAACCGAAGAAAATGTAAAAAGTGATGCTCAAATAATTGTGGCTCGTTCAGCAATGCAAACTGGTGATGAAGCTAAAGCCAAAGTTGCTTATGCCAAATTACTAACGGTTAGTAAAGGAGAACTGGCGGCCGAAGCTTTGTATTATGATGCTTATTTTAAAAACAAAGATGGGAAATTCGAAATTTCGAATACTGCCATTCAAAAATTAGCTAAAAATTATTCGAGTTATCGTTATTATGGAGCCAAAGGTTTGGTTTTAATGGCAAAAAATTATTATGGTTTAAAAGATAGTTATCAGGCTACGTATGTTTTGGATAATGTAATCGAAAATTTCACAGATTATTCAGATGTGGTTGAAGAAGCAAAAACAGAATTGAGTAAAATAAAAGCAGAAGAGTCTAAAACAAATTCATCAATAACTAAATAA
- a CDS encoding PhzF family phenazine biosynthesis protein — protein sequence MKLPFYIVDVFAEKKYAGNQLAVFLDAKNLSTEEMQKIAREINFAESTFITEIQPESNSAAIRIFTPEKEMQFAGHPIIGTSWVLMNKIVENNPQNFKLSVPIGEIPIQQSIDLVWLQAAQPQFWDVFSKEDFLSFSNLKNTDFDSEFQIQEVTTGSAFVIVPLKEIKALDNLKLDLVKTNEWLIANCKTAHRALYFYCFDKGELYSRMLCVENNQLVEDAATGSASTCLQAFLLKYHSQEIKSVNHQGDFMNRPSRIHFDGELAGDNFDIKIGGKTQFIAKGEWEV from the coding sequence ATGAAATTACCTTTTTATATAGTAGATGTTTTTGCTGAGAAAAAATATGCAGGAAATCAACTGGCAGTTTTTTTAGATGCGAAGAATTTAAGTACTGAAGAAATGCAGAAAATTGCTCGCGAAATTAATTTTGCAGAAAGTACTTTTATAACTGAGATTCAACCTGAAAGTAATAGTGCCGCAATTAGAATTTTTACGCCCGAAAAAGAGATGCAGTTTGCAGGTCATCCAATAATAGGGACTTCATGGGTTTTAATGAATAAAATTGTAGAAAATAATCCTCAGAATTTTAAATTATCGGTTCCAATTGGAGAAATTCCAATTCAGCAATCAATTGATTTGGTTTGGCTACAAGCAGCTCAGCCTCAATTTTGGGATGTTTTCTCGAAAGAAGATTTTTTATCTTTTAGTAATTTGAAGAACACCGATTTCGATTCCGAATTTCAAATTCAAGAAGTGACAACAGGAAGTGCTTTTGTGATTGTTCCGTTAAAAGAAATAAAAGCTTTAGATAATTTAAAACTCGACTTGGTTAAAACAAATGAATGGTTAATAGCAAATTGTAAAACAGCGCATAGAGCCTTATATTTTTACTGTTTTGATAAAGGAGAATTGTATAGCCGAATGCTGTGTGTTGAAAATAATCAGTTAGTGGAAGATGCAGCAACAGGAAGTGCCAGTACCTGTTTACAGGCTTTTCTTTTGAAATACCATTCGCAAGAAATAAAATCAGTAAATCATCAAGGTGATTTTATGAATAGACCTTCGCGAATTCATTTTGATGGAGAATTAGCTGGAGATAATTTTGATATAAAAATTGGAGGAAAAACACAATTCATCGCAAAGGGCGAATGGGAAGTGTAA
- a CDS encoding TonB-dependent receptor, translating into MFSTYNTSGRIISGFFILLISQLSFAQDKKDNIGTEVVNVVKPYTPTISDAFKVKEVPVNINEENAKKENVNYSILPFPVASTFSPSKGNAQGVEKGKQERLFKNYATLGIGNYGSLNAELYVNENLNNNEYASGMFRHNSSQGDIKDVLLDNFFYDTKINLLYGSNNQEMAWDVKVGYQNQIYNWYGLPADFGSTLTLPESMNLVYGINPQQSYNTITAGGSMTFEESAVDNVKLEFTHFSDAFSSAENHFLAAPTFKFDIMDEVIKTKIFVDYVDGSFKENYLGTNTSPINYGFTNLGIVPSFVMKREDWTINVGAGLVYSMGKENDTNKFYIYPSISASYNVVGDLMIFYTSAIGNLQQNTYKDFVDENPFVSPALNIKPTNELYDIQAGLKGKLASTVSYDVRASYIYDENKALFRSNDYTENNTNANYGFGNSFQVVYDDLTTMRFYGEIKADLGKGVTIEADATVSSYTKKTQQEAWNLPEFQLNGKADFMITEKWFAGMNMFYVGERQDYQINTDIVYVTTPGPITLDSYFDLNANVRYKHNERFTAFLKANNILNKGYEKWLNYPVQGFQVMVGGNYKFDF; encoded by the coding sequence ATGTTTTCTACTTACAATACTTCTGGGAGGATTATTTCGGGATTTTTTATCTTGTTAATTTCCCAGTTATCATTTGCTCAAGATAAGAAAGACAATATTGGAACAGAAGTAGTAAATGTGGTAAAACCATATACGCCAACAATTTCTGATGCTTTCAAAGTAAAAGAAGTTCCGGTGAATATCAATGAAGAAAATGCTAAAAAAGAAAATGTAAATTATTCTATTTTACCTTTTCCAGTAGCTTCTACATTTTCTCCTTCCAAAGGGAACGCCCAAGGAGTAGAAAAAGGAAAGCAGGAGCGTTTATTTAAGAATTATGCAACTCTTGGGATTGGTAATTATGGCAGTTTGAATGCTGAATTGTATGTGAACGAAAACCTTAATAATAATGAGTATGCAAGCGGTATGTTTCGTCACAATTCATCGCAAGGTGATATAAAAGATGTTCTTCTTGATAATTTCTTTTATGATACCAAAATCAATTTGCTATATGGAAGCAATAATCAAGAAATGGCTTGGGATGTTAAAGTGGGATATCAAAATCAAATTTATAATTGGTATGGTTTGCCTGCTGATTTTGGAAGTACTTTAACGCTTCCAGAAAGTATGAACTTGGTTTATGGGATTAATCCACAACAGTCTTATAATACAATTACAGCAGGTGGATCTATGACTTTTGAAGAAAGTGCTGTCGATAATGTGAAACTTGAATTTACACATTTTTCAGATGCATTTAGTTCGGCCGAGAATCATTTTTTAGCAGCGCCAACTTTTAAGTTTGATATAATGGATGAAGTAATTAAAACCAAAATTTTTGTCGATTATGTTGATGGCAGTTTCAAGGAAAATTATTTAGGAACCAACACATCACCAATTAATTATGGATTTACAAATTTAGGGATAGTGCCAAGTTTTGTAATGAAAAGAGAAGATTGGACCATAAATGTTGGTGCTGGATTAGTTTATAGCATGGGAAAGGAAAATGATACCAATAAGTTTTATATTTATCCATCGATTAGCGCTTCTTATAATGTAGTAGGGGATTTGATGATATTTTACACGAGTGCTATTGGGAATTTACAGCAAAACACCTATAAAGATTTTGTAGATGAAAATCCATTTGTTTCGCCTGCATTAAATATTAAACCCACTAATGAATTGTATGATATTCAAGCAGGATTAAAAGGAAAATTGGCAAGTACAGTTAGTTATGATGTAAGAGCGTCTTATATATATGACGAAAATAAAGCATTGTTTAGAAGTAATGACTATACTGAAAACAATACGAATGCTAATTATGGTTTCGGAAACTCATTTCAAGTAGTTTATGATGACTTGACAACAATGCGTTTTTATGGAGAAATAAAAGCAGATTTAGGGAAAGGAGTAACTATTGAAGCAGATGCAACGGTGAGTAGTTATACAAAGAAGACACAGCAAGAAGCATGGAATTTACCTGAATTTCAATTGAATGGTAAAGCTGATTTTATGATTACCGAAAAATGGTTTGCAGGTATGAATATGTTTTATGTAGGTGAACGTCAAGACTATCAAATAAATACAGATATCGTTTATGTGACTACTCCAGGCCCAATTACTTTAGATAGTTATTTTGATTTGAATGCAAATGTGAGATACAAACACAACGAAAGATTTACTGCATTCTTGAAAGCGAATAACATCTTAAATAAAGGATATGAAAAATGGTTGAATTATCCAGTTCAAGGTTTTCAAGTGATGGTAGGAGGAAATTATAAATTTGATTTTTAA